The nucleotide sequence GCAGTATTGGGTATCAGCGGACAAAAAGACGGGCTCAGCCTGGAAAACAGCAAGTGGCTGGTGGATACCAGCCTGCAGAAAATAAGTTATTCTATGACCTTTGCCGACTGGGGAGTGAATCTCGGATTTATGCGGCTGGCAGATGATTCCGGTTTTAATTGGACTTCAGCTACAGGTACTTCCAACGGCACAGCTTACTATAGTGAAAATATGGCAATGCTTGCTCTGGGGCGAGAAGCTTTTGGCCTTTACTGGGGAGCTGTCTATAAAAATTTTTCCAAGACTGCGGTTGATGAAAAATCATTTGGGAATGCCGATATAGGAATTCTTTACGACAGCCGGTCTTTCTGGAAATTTGGCGCAAAATGCAATAATATTTTAGCAGCTAGTGAAAAAAACGATAAAACGGTTTATTATGAAATAGGCATGGAATTTCGTTTAAGTCAGCTGTTTACTCAAATAGAAATGCTTGGCAACCTGAATAAATATCGTTTTTCCGCCGGTTATCAAAATGACTGGCTGCTCCTAAATAGCGGTCTTGACGAAGATAATAATTTTTCAGCCGGTATTCGGCTTAACATCTGGAGCCTGATACTGGAATACGCATTTAAAAATATGGATATAGGAAACGTCAGTCGTTTCGGACTGGTATTACAATTGTGAGTATGCAAAGGAATGCCATGAAACCTGTAAAGGAAATGGATAAAAATCAACGAAATTTTCTTTTACTATTATTGTTTTTCTTTTGTGTTTCTCTGGCCGGTTTATGGACTGCTTTTATTGTTTCCAACTTTGAAAAGCCGGACTATATCCGCAAACAGGAATTTTTTCAGAAGAACGCCACCAAAATTCTGGATAAGATGCTGGGGCATAATAATTATATAGTTAATATTTCTCTGCAGTATGCGGAGGTTCAAAAAAGAACTTATTCGGTTCAGTATGTTCCGAGAGACATTACCGAAAGATACCAGTATGCTTCCACCGAACAAAAAAAAGAGAATACCTCAGAAGACCGTGCGCAGCAGGAGCAGGCCGATAAAAGCCAGGAAGGGCGGGATGCTTTTATCAACAAAGCTTATCGCCTGGATAAACCGGAAGTAAAAACCGATAAACCTGTTGAAACTCCTGAAGTATTGGGTAATAAAAGTGATCCTTATGAAAAATTGCCAGGTCTGGCACCCCGCAACAGCAAGGGGCATATAGAGCAGTTGCCAGGGTTTCCCAAAGTAAATCCTTATAATATTGAAAATAAAGCCAAAGGCCAGAATTCTTCCGCCACGGTTGTGCCGGCCAAGCTGGATAGCAATGGTCAGCTGATAATGCCCCAGCAGGATACCAGTGAAAAAGAAGGCAGAGCAGCCGAAGGTTATAAAAACAAACTGAGTGATAACACAAAAAAGCAGAGCGACTTCGGTATTGAAAAAAATGACAACCGAATATATACCAAGCAGCTGATTAATGAAAGCAAGGAAACT is from Candidatus Margulisiibacteriota bacterium and encodes:
- a CDS encoding flagellar M-ring protein FliF C-terminal domain-containing protein encodes the protein MKPVKEMDKNQRNFLLLLLFFFCVSLAGLWTAFIVSNFEKPDYIRKQEFFQKNATKILDKMLGHNNYIVNISLQYAEVQKRTYSVQYVPRDITERYQYASTEQKKENTSEDRAQQEQADKSQEGRDAFINKAYRLDKPEVKTDKPVETPEVLGNKSDPYEKLPGLAPRNSKGHIEQLPGFPKVNPYNIENKAKGQNSSATVVPAKLDSNGQLIMPQQDTSEKEGRAAEGYKNKLSDNTKKQSDFGIEKNDNRIYTKQLINESKETVIIPESKIERLHVSLVLNKDRLKELDITKEEMASFIQSVVGYTPERGDKFYIISYSFKGLGYTLKKNISLFSNLVYTYRLFFIIVLGVPLFCYLIFILTRYILKYRREQQRRQHELEIQQLFKQEKDVQTKADKQQEEIIGLAKAKPEEFAKTLIDWIEKMEPQGSE